The following are encoded together in the Bacillus sp. V2I10 genome:
- a CDS encoding ABC transporter substrate-binding protein: MKTSFGTYFHRIALMLLLLAGILSGCTQGDQTQQASKSKEQTQQAEKKEEAYPITVTDDAGNEITLEKKPEKIVSLLPSTTEMLFALGLDKEIVGVSDYDNYPEAASKKEKVGAQDLNAEKIIALQPDIAFLQEYHAKNHGEIIKQFEAAGIKVFIVGSQNSFEQVYTAIRTAGKATGTLDKADSIIADMDSKVKAIKEKAKAVKDKKRVWIEVSPQPDIYTTGKGTFMNEMLEMIGAFNVAASEEGWVKMDEEKIVSSNPDVIITTYGYYVDNPAEQVLNRSGWKEVKAVQSKQVFDVNSDMVTRPGPRLADGVEELGKLIYPDVFKK; the protein is encoded by the coding sequence ATGAAAACATCTTTCGGCACCTATTTTCATCGTATTGCCCTTATGCTGCTTTTGCTGGCAGGAATCCTTTCGGGATGTACACAGGGAGATCAGACGCAGCAAGCGAGCAAGAGCAAGGAACAAACACAGCAGGCTGAAAAAAAGGAAGAAGCTTACCCGATAACAGTCACAGATGATGCCGGAAACGAAATAACGCTTGAGAAAAAACCTGAGAAAATTGTTTCGCTGCTTCCGAGCACGACTGAAATGCTTTTTGCTCTTGGATTGGACAAGGAAATCGTTGGTGTCTCTGATTATGACAACTATCCTGAAGCAGCTTCAAAAAAGGAAAAAGTAGGAGCACAGGATCTTAATGCAGAGAAAATCATTGCTCTGCAGCCGGATATAGCTTTTCTTCAGGAGTACCATGCAAAAAATCACGGGGAAATCATCAAACAGTTTGAAGCGGCAGGCATCAAGGTGTTTATTGTCGGCTCCCAAAATTCGTTTGAACAGGTTTACACGGCCATCCGTACTGCAGGGAAGGCAACAGGCACGTTAGATAAAGCAGACAGCATCATCGCAGATATGGATTCAAAAGTTAAGGCCATCAAGGAAAAGGCAAAAGCTGTCAAAGACAAAAAAAGAGTTTGGATTGAAGTCTCTCCACAGCCTGATATTTACACAACAGGCAAAGGAACGTTTATGAATGAAATGCTTGAAATGATTGGAGCGTTCAATGTAGCTGCATCTGAAGAAGGCTGGGTAAAAATGGACGAAGAGAAAATCGTCAGCAGCAATCCGGATGTGATCATCACTACATATGGCTACTACGTCGACAATCCAGCTGAGCAAGTTCTAAACAGAAGCGGCTGGAAAGAAGTAAAAGCTGTTCAGTCAAAACAGGTGTTTGACGTAAACAGCGACATGGTAACCCGTCCTGGACCCCGTTTAGCGGATGGAGTTGAAGAGCTTGGAAAACTCATTTATCCAGATGTTTTCAAAAAATAA
- a CDS encoding FecCD family ABC transporter permease, translating to MENSFIQMFSKNKHQFLILFAAVFAIISIISGVFVGAVNVTVPDILNIITGKMFHLQLYQGEKSTEMIIWEIRFSRVLLAFFVGASLSLAGAAFQGLLQNPLADPYTIGVSSGASLGAVIIIFFQIQVTLLGSFTLPIIAVLFGMITLLIVFALTHLASGKLTNETIILAGIIISSFISAFISLLIALIPRKDISQILYWIMGSVAMRGWGHVQLIVPFFVLGAAIILFHYRELNNMALGEQAAQFSGMNVKKKKTIVLIAASILTGSAVAVSGAIGFVGLVIPHLVRLMAGANHRHVLPLSMLIGGGYLVLADLLARSIISPKELPIGVVTALIGSPIFTLLLVKNRKQKKAHL from the coding sequence TTGGAAAACTCATTTATCCAGATGTTTTCAAAAAATAAACATCAGTTTCTCATTTTATTTGCAGCAGTCTTTGCTATTATCAGCATAATATCAGGAGTCTTTGTGGGGGCGGTAAATGTTACCGTCCCTGATATTTTAAACATCATTACTGGCAAAATGTTTCATCTTCAACTGTATCAGGGAGAAAAAAGTACAGAAATGATTATTTGGGAGATCCGGTTCTCACGAGTTTTGCTCGCTTTTTTTGTTGGAGCCTCATTGTCGCTAGCCGGAGCTGCCTTTCAGGGACTGCTTCAAAATCCGCTTGCTGACCCGTATACAATCGGTGTTTCATCGGGAGCCTCTCTGGGAGCAGTTATCATTATCTTTTTTCAAATTCAAGTTACGCTTCTGGGCAGTTTCACACTGCCGATCATCGCAGTTCTCTTTGGTATGATCACGCTGCTCATCGTCTTTGCTCTGACTCATTTGGCAAGCGGAAAGCTTACAAATGAAACCATTATCCTCGCAGGCATTATCATCTCTTCGTTCATCAGTGCGTTCATTTCCCTGCTGATTGCCCTGATTCCCCGTAAGGATATCAGTCAAATTCTCTATTGGATTATGGGAAGCGTTGCGATGAGAGGATGGGGGCATGTTCAATTAATCGTTCCATTTTTTGTTCTGGGAGCTGCGATCATTCTTTTCCATTACCGTGAACTGAACAACATGGCATTAGGTGAGCAGGCAGCCCAATTTTCGGGAATGAATGTAAAAAAGAAGAAAACCATTGTCTTGATTGCGGCATCCATTTTAACAGGAAGCGCTGTAGCTGTTTCAGGTGCGATTGGATTTGTCGGGCTTGTTATTCCTCATCTCGTCCGTTTGATGGCCGGAGCGAATCACCGGCATGTTCTTCCGCTTTCCATGCTGATAGGAGGAGGGTATCTTGTTCTCGCCGATCTGCTCGCGCGGTCCATTATATCACCTAAAGAACTTCCGATAGGAGTCGTAACTGCGCTAATCGGTTCGCCTATATTCACTTTATTGCTTGTCAAAAACCGAAAACAGAAGAAGGCACATCTTTAA
- a CDS encoding ABC transporter ATP-binding protein, producing MLQVKNLTGGYDDKKAVIKDLSFSIEKGRFFALIGPNGSGKTTIIRLIMGALPVHNGEIALGAKPLASYSQRELAKKAAVMTQENEAGLDFSVEEIVMLGRYPYQKALFFRENTQADMIAAETAMKQTSVWEYRKRPYHSLSGGEKQRVLLAKALAQEPELLLLDEPTNHLDVKHTKELLELLKKLQKDMNLTILAILHDLNLASLYADSIGLLKNGELEGEYEGLHQQNENSFSNVYEVKLKFTSHPSVSKTQISLSPEYMEEKPVNLLSAVQIQQTEETAYIKMDKPFRTLSAGADGKGLHWSRQWIFSQAEQAENGESIFFSSKQPYILWSIDAKLPKKELRQNSFIVNQSGFTFCAIVSHSPYDGKVHAAILTDAPLDDSDLINLALKINAIKSRSEKNFGKIVVGMQKKQQNQADQERIFEAAEDLLQTALKRMETPHAAFR from the coding sequence ATGCTGCAAGTCAAAAATCTGACGGGAGGTTACGATGATAAAAAAGCGGTCATCAAGGATCTCTCTTTTTCTATTGAAAAAGGACGTTTTTTTGCTTTAATCGGACCAAACGGCAGCGGAAAAACAACGATTATCCGGCTGATCATGGGCGCATTGCCCGTTCACAATGGAGAAATCGCGCTGGGTGCAAAGCCGCTTGCATCTTATTCACAAAGGGAACTTGCAAAAAAAGCGGCAGTTATGACCCAGGAAAATGAAGCAGGGCTGGATTTTTCAGTAGAAGAGATTGTCATGCTCGGCAGGTATCCTTATCAAAAAGCGCTGTTTTTTAGAGAAAACACTCAGGCTGACATGATAGCAGCAGAAACTGCCATGAAGCAGACTTCCGTCTGGGAGTACCGCAAACGCCCTTATCATTCCTTAAGCGGCGGGGAAAAACAAAGAGTGCTGCTTGCTAAAGCGCTCGCTCAGGAACCAGAACTGCTTTTGCTCGATGAACCAACGAATCATTTAGATGTGAAGCATACGAAGGAGCTTTTGGAATTACTGAAAAAATTGCAGAAAGATATGAATTTGACCATCCTCGCCATTTTGCACGACCTGAATCTGGCATCCCTCTATGCTGATTCGATCGGATTGCTTAAAAATGGAGAACTGGAAGGGGAGTATGAGGGACTTCATCAGCAAAACGAGAATTCCTTTTCGAATGTGTATGAAGTTAAGCTCAAGTTTACCTCTCATCCATCTGTTTCAAAAACTCAAATTTCACTCTCTCCTGAATATATGGAAGAAAAACCTGTAAATCTCCTGTCTGCCGTCCAAATTCAGCAAACAGAGGAGACAGCGTACATAAAAATGGATAAACCTTTCAGAACACTTTCTGCAGGAGCAGACGGCAAAGGTCTTCATTGGAGCAGGCAGTGGATTTTTTCTCAAGCAGAACAGGCAGAGAATGGAGAATCCATCTTTTTCTCAAGCAAACAGCCTTATATTCTGTGGTCTATCGATGCGAAATTGCCTAAAAAAGAGCTGCGTCAGAATTCGTTTATCGTAAATCAAAGCGGGTTCACATTTTGTGCCATAGTATCCCATTCTCCTTATGACGGGAAAGTGCACGCTGCTATCTTGACGGATGCACCTCTGGATGACTCCGATTTAATTAATTTGGCTTTAAAAATAAATGCAATCAAAAGCCGTTCTGAGAAGAACTTTGGAAAAATCGTGGTTGGCATGCAGAAAAAACAGCAAAATCAAGCTGATCAAGAACGTATCTTTGAAGCAGCCGAAGATCTTCTGCAGACGGCTTTAAAAAGGATGGAAACTCCTCATGCAGCCTTTCGCTGA
- the cbiB gene encoding adenosylcobinamide-phosphate synthase CbiB — MQPFAEQTVLLILMSVMLDLIIGDPKWLPHPVILFGKIISTIEKAWNKGSRKKLKGIILAAFLPFSVFIISLFLLKLLYAISYLLGTAIEIYLISTTIAIKGLRDAAMEVYHPLKSGDLSEARKKLGFIVGRDTDGLRSPEVVRGTVETVAENTVDAIISPLFFAIIGGAPLALAYRAVNTLDSMVGYKNERFKDFGFGSARLDDLMNLLPARICTVCMWLGSYFMKEMRGKYAISITRRDASKHPSPNSGWPEAMTAGLLGVQLGGVNIYGKIVSERARLGDPLEPLSFIHIKKTILIMNGAWILFLTGYLILFGLGR; from the coding sequence ATGCAGCCTTTCGCTGAGCAAACTGTCCTGCTCATTTTGATGAGTGTGATGCTTGATCTTATAATCGGCGATCCGAAATGGCTGCCGCATCCGGTCATTTTGTTTGGAAAAATCATCAGCACCATTGAAAAAGCATGGAATAAAGGGAGCAGGAAAAAGCTTAAAGGCATCATTCTTGCTGCGTTCCTGCCTTTTTCTGTTTTCATTATTTCTTTGTTTCTACTAAAACTGCTTTATGCGATTTCGTATCTCCTGGGAACTGCGATTGAAATCTATCTGATTTCAACGACCATCGCCATTAAGGGGCTGAGAGATGCAGCAATGGAAGTCTATCATCCTCTAAAGTCAGGAGATCTTTCCGAAGCCAGGAAAAAACTGGGGTTTATTGTAGGAAGAGATACTGACGGGCTTCGTTCCCCTGAAGTTGTCAGGGGAACGGTAGAAACCGTTGCAGAAAACACCGTGGACGCCATAATATCCCCGCTCTTTTTTGCCATCATTGGCGGTGCGCCGCTTGCTCTTGCATACAGAGCAGTCAATACGCTGGACTCAATGGTCGGGTATAAGAATGAAAGATTTAAAGACTTCGGATTCGGATCGGCAAGGCTTGATGATTTGATGAATTTGCTGCCGGCTCGTATTTGCACTGTGTGCATGTGGTTGGGCAGTTATTTTATGAAAGAAATGAGAGGAAAGTACGCAATTTCCATCACGAGAAGAGATGCATCAAAGCACCCCAGCCCAAATAGCGGCTGGCCGGAAGCCATGACAGCCGGGCTGCTCGGCGTTCAGCTGGGAGGAGTCAATATATATGGCAAAATTGTCTCAGAACGTGCAAGGCTTGGTGATCCGCTCGAACCTTTGTCTTTTATCCATATAAAAAAAACGATTCTTATTATGAACGGTGCCTGGATTCTTTTTTTGACAGGTTATTTAATCCTTTTTGGATTAGGGAGGTAA
- a CDS encoding threonine-phosphate decarboxylase: MWPQHGGKTASIKAVLRSKGINEKEFIDFSANLNPLGTPSLILKAMQESIAHSSNVYPDPEYSEERAILAAFEGVKPENILLTNGGAEAIFLVTILFKNGKAGIFQPAFSEYERACRSHDLQVTDLSHEELKTGSGRIQKEDGDVLFLCRPNNPTGEMISKENVLNLLDSASMNEQTVIIDEAFIHFTESDESLENLLQLYSNLIIIRSLTKIYAVPGIRSGYILANDSLIQKLEAMSVPWSVNCAALAMIHALPHTYDHLSETKKWLQAEWEQLRTALQTLNFSVSESVVNFYLLNDPLLENHEPLLLFLANEGILARHTMNFHGIEGSSVRLAIRTSEENKKLLSALRKWRDQS, encoded by the coding sequence ATGTGGCCACAGCACGGCGGGAAAACAGCAAGCATTAAAGCAGTTCTAAGAAGTAAGGGAATTAACGAAAAAGAGTTCATCGATTTTAGTGCAAATTTAAATCCGCTTGGAACACCTTCATTAATTCTTAAAGCCATGCAAGAAAGCATCGCTCATTCCAGCAATGTATATCCTGACCCTGAGTATTCGGAAGAAAGAGCTATACTGGCAGCATTTGAAGGGGTAAAACCTGAAAACATTCTTTTGACAAATGGTGGAGCAGAAGCTATTTTCCTTGTCACGATTCTTTTTAAAAACGGGAAAGCAGGCATCTTTCAGCCGGCATTCAGCGAATATGAGCGTGCCTGCCGCAGCCACGACTTACAAGTGACAGATCTGAGCCATGAGGAATTAAAGACGGGTTCCGGAAGGATTCAAAAAGAAGATGGTGATGTCCTGTTTTTGTGCAGACCTAACAATCCTACTGGAGAAATGATTTCTAAGGAAAACGTTCTAAACCTCCTGGATTCAGCTTCCATGAATGAACAAACAGTCATCATTGATGAAGCTTTCATCCATTTTACGGAGAGTGACGAGAGTCTTGAAAACCTGCTGCAGCTCTATTCCAATCTCATCATCATCCGTTCACTTACCAAAATTTATGCAGTGCCGGGAATAAGGTCAGGTTACATATTGGCCAATGATTCTCTCATCCAGAAACTTGAAGCCATGTCCGTTCCATGGAGCGTCAATTGCGCTGCTCTAGCCATGATTCATGCTTTGCCACATACATACGATCATTTGTCAGAAACAAAAAAATGGCTGCAAGCAGAATGGGAGCAGCTGAGAACTGCGCTTCAAACTTTAAACTTCAGCGTTTCAGAATCAGTGGTCAACTTTTATTTATTAAACGATCCGCTTCTTGAAAACCATGAGCCTCTGCTGTTATTTCTTGCAAATGAAGGAATCCTTGCACGGCATACGATGAATTTTCATGGTATAGAAGGGTCATCTGTCCGACTCGCTATTCGGACAAGTGAAGAAAATAAAAAATTGCTTTCTGCATTAAGGAAATGGAGAGATCAATCATGA
- a CDS encoding bifunctional adenosylcobinamide kinase/adenosylcobinamide-phosphate guanylyltransferase, translated as MITFISGGARSGKSSLAERMALDAVRDKKPYYIATAAKDTGEEMAERIEMHRKDRGETWETIEEPYYIDQALHLLPNKAVVMIDCLTVWTSSLMFSENLSLKKILKRFDWTLSTARRKELSLFIVSNDVNEGIPIQDRHVANYISCLEELHKIAVREADTVLEVICGIPVPWKINGVLSKNVSMISSGGQV; from the coding sequence ATGATTACCTTTATCTCAGGCGGAGCACGGTCCGGGAAAAGCAGTTTAGCAGAAAGAATGGCATTGGACGCAGTTAGAGATAAGAAGCCATACTATATTGCAACTGCAGCTAAAGATACTGGAGAGGAAATGGCTGAGCGGATTGAGATGCATAGAAAGGACAGGGGAGAAACATGGGAAACCATTGAAGAACCCTATTATATTGATCAGGCACTTCATCTCCTTCCAAATAAAGCCGTCGTCATGATTGATTGCTTGACCGTCTGGACCAGCAGCTTAATGTTCAGTGAAAACCTGTCTCTAAAAAAGATTTTGAAGCGTTTCGATTGGACATTATCCACTGCCCGGAGAAAAGAACTCTCCCTTTTCATCGTCTCTAACGATGTAAATGAAGGAATTCCCATTCAAGACAGACATGTTGCAAACTACATAAGCTGTCTTGAAGAGTTACATAAAATCGCTGTCAGAGAAGCAGACACAGTACTTGAAGTAATCTGCGGAATACCAGTCCCCTGGAAGATCAATGGCGTCCTGAGCAAAAATGTTTCAATGATTTCATCTGGAGGACAAGTATGA
- the cobS gene encoding adenosylcobinamide-GDP ribazoletransferase, translating to MKSMVYGAILALQFLTRFPLPVNCSMDHKTLKWALRFYPFAGLAIGGTLYLIYYLLNGLLPLYILTLILLTLWVFLSGGLHLDGVMDVADAVGSNGSTEKKIEILKDSRVGSFAVLSVIFLLLWKSVLLYAVLDSSENELFIIAIPMMARFQALLQLFIFHPFQNKGMAHYWKQHLSMRDVIIAACWLLPFAITQVTLIILFSLQICFSFIFGKWAVRQFQGVNGDTVGASIEGAELWNLAVLYSLFLFGIV from the coding sequence ATGAAAAGTATGGTGTATGGAGCGATTCTTGCTCTGCAGTTTCTTACAAGGTTTCCTCTCCCGGTGAACTGCTCTATGGATCACAAAACCCTTAAGTGGGCCTTGCGGTTTTATCCATTTGCGGGTTTGGCAATAGGAGGAACACTGTATCTCATTTATTATTTATTGAATGGACTCCTGCCCCTTTATATACTCACACTGATTCTACTCACTCTGTGGGTTTTCCTGTCAGGAGGCCTCCATTTAGACGGTGTCATGGACGTGGCAGATGCCGTTGGTTCAAATGGGAGCACAGAAAAAAAGATTGAGATTTTAAAAGATTCGCGCGTAGGGAGCTTTGCAGTGCTGAGCGTTATCTTTTTGCTGCTTTGGAAAAGTGTGCTGTTGTATGCAGTTTTAGATTCCAGTGAGAACGAACTGTTTATAATAGCCATCCCCATGATGGCCAGATTTCAGGCTTTATTGCAGCTTTTCATTTTTCACCCTTTCCAAAACAAGGGAATGGCGCATTACTGGAAACAGCATTTATCCATGCGGGACGTGATAATCGCTGCCTGCTGGCTTCTGCCATTTGCAATCACACAAGTAACGCTAATTATTTTGTTCAGCCTGCAAATCTGCTTTTCCTTTATCTTCGGAAAATGGGCTGTCAGACAGTTTCAGGGAGTAAACGGAGACACAGTCGGTGCTTCAATTGAGGGGGCTGAGTTATGGAATCTTGCCGTTCTTTACAGCTTATTTTTATTCGGCATAGTATGA
- a CDS encoding histidine phosphatase family protein, which yields MESCRSLQLIFIRHSMTEWNKAKRYLGHTDLPVLEDSLIEYEPLKKYIIHNHPEAVYSSDLLRCQQTAAFLFPEVSIINDPRLREISFGVWEGLTYEDLKNDPHYSCWLDNWEITSAPGGESGMAFQERVSSFLSEILKSNLRSAAIMTHGGVIRKIVSDLVHGASFWDTSAPFGKALVLELKEEERRNWKCISLSVEPTAEKEPL from the coding sequence ATGGAATCTTGCCGTTCTTTACAGCTTATTTTTATTCGGCATAGTATGACAGAATGGAATAAAGCAAAACGATATTTAGGCCACACGGACCTTCCTGTACTAGAAGATTCGTTAATAGAGTACGAACCTCTTAAAAAATACATAATACATAATCATCCTGAAGCCGTTTATTCGAGCGATTTACTCCGGTGTCAGCAGACGGCAGCATTTTTGTTCCCAGAAGTGTCCATTATCAATGACCCGCGCTTGCGGGAAATCAGCTTTGGGGTATGGGAAGGCCTAACATATGAAGATCTGAAAAACGACCCGCATTATTCCTGCTGGCTCGATAATTGGGAGATAACCAGCGCGCCTGGCGGAGAAAGCGGCATGGCATTTCAAGAACGTGTTTCATCTTTCTTATCGGAAATCCTCAAATCGAACCTTAGAAGCGCAGCTATTATGACTCATGGAGGGGTTATTAGAAAAATCGTTTCTGACCTTGTTCATGGAGCCTCATTCTGGGACACTTCTGCGCCTTTTGGAAAAGCGCTCGTCCTTGAGTTAAAAGAAGAAGAAAGGAGGAATTGGAAATGCATCTCATTATCGGTGGAGCCTACTGCGGAAAAAGAGCCTTTGTGA
- a CDS encoding bifunctional adenosylcobinamide kinase/adenosylcobinamide-phosphate guanylyltransferase, producing the protein MHLIIGGAYCGKRAFVKRKWQDASWISAYEGQHLLQWKEENSLKAPLVFEGFEQWIMEDNRDASKLREVYRIFLKEVLELEKEVILIMLETGKGIVPISEEERRMRDLLGWIQQDSAALCNDVYHVWHGMARKIK; encoded by the coding sequence ATGCATCTCATTATCGGTGGAGCCTACTGCGGAAAAAGAGCCTTTGTGAAAAGGAAGTGGCAAGATGCCTCGTGGATTTCAGCATATGAGGGGCAGCATTTGCTGCAATGGAAGGAAGAAAATTCTTTGAAAGCACCGCTTGTTTTCGAAGGATTTGAACAATGGATAATGGAAGACAACCGGGATGCTTCCAAATTGAGAGAAGTCTACCGGATTTTTTTGAAAGAAGTACTGGAGCTTGAGAAGGAAGTCATTTTGATTATGCTGGAAACAGGAAAAGGCATCGTTCCCATTTCCGAAGAGGAACGGCGAATGAGAGACCTTTTAGGCTGGATTCAGCAGGATTCTGCAGCATTGTGCAATGACGTTTATCATGTTTGGCATGGAATGGCGAGAAAAATCAAATAA
- a CDS encoding MFS transporter yields MEKNISEALPAQSKSSGNLIKNRIVLAIMGSNFLLQLGIWIRNFAILLYVTDLTNNDPVYVSLISIAEFAPIFIFSIIGGTFADRWKPKLTMVWCDVLSAVSIFVVLLTLIYGSWHAIFFATLVSAILSQFSMPSAMRLLKQHVPEEQLQSAMAIFQSLMAVFMVIGPVIGTLVYQSYGIYTSIIVMGIMFLLSAAVLTFLPRDLEKAKTEEETSFKKELADGFRYVIGKKVLTTMGGVFAACGLAVGLISPLMIFITIENLGLSKDYLQWLIMANGIGMLAGGGIVIAFSKKISPQKLLAIGIFASMIFTISIGWSTSFPITIALQLLNGFFFPCIHIGINTLILKNTDESFVGRVNGVLNPLFMGMMVAGMSLSGLLKAPLTLSGVYTVSGVLFLLGTILILPLFKLKENTIVSQQVVKVGEER; encoded by the coding sequence ATGGAAAAAAACATATCTGAAGCTTTGCCCGCGCAGAGTAAGTCTTCAGGAAACTTAATTAAAAACAGGATCGTGCTTGCGATCATGGGCTCTAACTTTTTGCTGCAGCTCGGCATCTGGATCAGAAACTTTGCCATATTATTATACGTAACTGATCTTACCAACAATGATCCAGTGTATGTATCCCTTATATCAATTGCAGAGTTCGCACCGATTTTTATTTTCTCTATTATCGGAGGAACATTTGCCGACAGGTGGAAGCCCAAACTCACCATGGTATGGTGTGACGTCCTTTCAGCGGTATCCATCTTTGTTGTTCTTTTAACTTTAATATACGGTTCTTGGCATGCTATTTTCTTTGCCACATTGGTTTCAGCGATCTTGTCGCAATTCTCGATGCCTTCTGCTATGAGACTGTTAAAGCAGCACGTACCAGAAGAGCAATTGCAATCCGCAATGGCTATTTTTCAATCCCTAATGGCTGTTTTTATGGTCATCGGACCAGTCATCGGGACACTTGTATACCAATCATACGGCATCTACACATCAATCATTGTAATGGGCATTATGTTCCTTCTATCAGCTGCCGTTTTAACCTTCCTTCCGCGTGATCTTGAAAAAGCCAAAACAGAGGAAGAAACAAGTTTCAAGAAAGAACTCGCAGACGGCTTCCGTTATGTTATCGGGAAAAAAGTTTTGACTACAATGGGCGGTGTTTTTGCTGCCTGCGGTCTGGCAGTCGGGTTAATTTCTCCGCTGATGATTTTTATTACAATCGAAAATCTTGGATTGTCCAAGGATTATCTTCAGTGGCTGATCATGGCGAACGGAATTGGAATGCTTGCCGGCGGCGGTATTGTCATTGCCTTTTCTAAAAAAATCTCGCCTCAAAAGCTGCTCGCAATAGGTATTTTTGCCAGCATGATCTTTACCATCAGCATCGGCTGGTCAACAAGCTTCCCGATTACTATTGCCCTTCAGCTGCTGAACGGATTCTTTTTCCCATGCATACACATTGGAATCAATACTCTGATTCTTAAAAATACAGATGAATCCTTTGTCGGCCGTGTGAATGGTGTTCTTAATCCATTGTTTATGGGAATGATGGTTGCCGGTATGTCACTCTCAGGCCTTCTCAAGGCTCCGCTTACTCTATCTGGCGTTTACACGGTTTCAGGAGTGTTGTTCTTATTAGGAACAATACTGATTCTCCCGCTATTTAAATTAAAAGAAAATACAATTGTTTCTCAGCAAGTTGTGAAAGTTGGAGAAGAAAGATAA
- a CDS encoding ArsR/SmtB family transcription factor — protein sequence MGINITATLQALAEPNRQRIVELLRDGPLTVGEIAERLQLLQPQTSKHLRILSQSGLVEAEAAANRRIYKLRPQPFQDLEGWLNSFQRLWHDRFDRLDDYLQELKDSE from the coding sequence ATGGGCATCAACATTACAGCAACTTTGCAAGCACTTGCAGAGCCCAATCGACAGCGAATTGTAGAATTATTGCGTGATGGTCCGCTTACGGTGGGAGAAATTGCTGAACGGCTTCAGCTGCTTCAGCCGCAGACGTCCAAACATCTCCGTATTCTCAGTCAGTCAGGTCTTGTAGAGGCAGAGGCGGCTGCCAACAGGCGAATTTATAAGCTGCGGCCGCAGCCATTTCAGGATCTCGAAGGATGGCTAAATTCATTTCAGCGTCTCTGGCATGACAGATTTGACCGGCTTGATGACTATTTGCAGGAATTAAAGGATAGCGAGTAG
- a CDS encoding SRPBCC domain-containing protein produces the protein MSANKGIVNMTSRVEGKELIMERTFNAPRELVFKAFSDSKHLASWWGPQGWKTENKTFEFKPEGVWHYCMRCEDKNQGDFYGMESWGKATYKEIVVPEKIVYIDVFSDKDGSTSDQMPEMIITMLFDDQGEKTNLTIRSQFSSEEELKKIVEMGAVQGMSSQFDCLDEVLEELK, from the coding sequence ATGTCAGCAAATAAAGGGATTGTAAACATGACTTCACGTGTTGAGGGAAAAGAACTTATAATGGAAAGAACGTTCAATGCACCAAGAGAGCTTGTTTTTAAAGCATTCTCTGATTCGAAACATCTGGCCAGCTGGTGGGGGCCGCAAGGATGGAAAACAGAAAACAAAACGTTTGAATTTAAACCAGAGGGTGTTTGGCACTATTGCATGCGCTGCGAGGATAAAAACCAGGGAGACTTTTATGGTATGGAATCATGGGGCAAAGCTACCTACAAAGAAATTGTTGTCCCTGAAAAAATTGTCTATATCGATGTATTCTCCGACAAAGACGGCAGCACATCAGATCAAATGCCTGAAATGATTATTACCATGCTGTTTGACGATCAGGGCGAAAAAACAAACCTCACGATCCGCTCCCAATTCTCTTCAGAAGAAGAATTGAAGAAAATCGTTGAAATGGGAGCCGTACAGGGTATGTCTTCTCAGTTTGACTGTTTGGATGAAGTTCTTGAGGAATTGAAATAA